From one Cynocephalus volans isolate mCynVol1 chromosome X, mCynVol1.pri, whole genome shotgun sequence genomic stretch:
- the LOC134368547 gene encoding heat shock transcription factor, X-linked member 3-like, whose protein sequence is MDSQDTDDNENELASSSGGEPASGVPTDPNLDPREVSDVQGDQAVGQDADSQNDEQPADQNQRASSVEEDSDPRTLSFPRRLWKIVEDDALESVRWDDDGHTVIIEEDLFQREILRRRGVDRIFETDSMKTFICQMNRYGFSKTRTKTSSVHSLGNKKIMLYSNPNFQRDQPGLLENIHKKVDLRNTALPATCAPTAKRKKLVPTRHSLRIKHIKAKKESNSKSQGEAPNVQGPSNPQFSIFPGGGRVYKRPRGIWKDGQLHVSKSDVLFVLDESGY, encoded by the exons ATGGATAGTCAGGATACTGACGACAATGAAAACGAGCTCGCCTCATCTTCTGGTGGAGAGCCAGCAAGCGGGGTCCCAACTGATCCAAACCTGGATCCAAGGGAGGTATCAGACGTCCAAGGTGACCAAGCCGTGGGACAAGATGCAGACTCCCAAAATGATGAACAACCAGCAGATCAAAACCAACGGGCGTCCAGTGTGGAAGAGGACAGTGACCCCAGAACACTCTCCTTCCCGAGGAGGCTCTGGAAGATCGTTGAGGATGACGCTCTCGAGTCTGTGCGCTGGGATGACGATGGACACACCGTGATCATAGAGGAAGACCTTTTCCAGAGGGAAATTCTTCGCAGGAGAGGCGTAGACAGGATTTTTGAAACAGACAGCATGAAAACCTTCATTTGCCAAATGAACCGCTATGGATTCAGCAAAACACGCACAAAGACCTCTTCAGTTCATTCTCTGGGGAACAAGAAAATTAtg cTTTACAGTAACCCCAATTTTCAGAGAGACCAGCCTGGGCTCCTTGAGAACATCCACAAAAAAGTTGACCTCAGAAACACTGCTCTGCCAGCAACCTGTGCACCAACcgcaaagagaaagaagctggTACCTACGAGACATTCCCTGCGAATCAAACACATTAAGGCCAAGAAAGAATCCAACAGCAAGTCCCAGGGGGAAGCCCCAAATGTCCAGGGACCCAGTAACCCTCAGTTCTCCATCTTCCCTGGGG GGGGACGTGTGTACAAGAGACCTAGAGGAATCTGGAAGGATGGACAGCTGCATGTTTCTAAGTCTGACGTCCTCTTCGTCCTGGATGAGTCAGGCTATTGA
- the LOC134368546 gene encoding heat shock transcription factor, X-linked member 3-like: MDSQDTDDNENELASSSGGEPAGGVPPDPNLDPREVSDVQGDQAVGQDADSQNDEQPTDQNQRASSVEEDSDPRTLSFPRRLWKIVEDDALESVRWDDDGHTVIIEEDLFQREILRRRGVDRIFETDSMKTFIRQMNGYGFSKTRAKTSSVHSLGNKKIMLYSNPNFQRDQPGLLENIHKKGDLRNTALPATCAPTAKRKKLVPTRHSLRIQHIKAKKESNSKSQGEAPNVQGPSNPQFSIFPGEMSPSEPPNEEQSEG, from the exons ATGGATAGTCAGGATACTGACGACAATGAAAACGAGCTCGCCTCATCTTCTGGTGGAGAGCCAGCAGGCGGGGTCCCACCTGATCCAAACCTGGATCCAAGGGAGGTATCAGATGTCCAAGGTGACCAAGCCGTGGGACAAGATGCAGACTCCCAAAATGATGAACAACCAACAGATCAAAACCAACGGGCGTCCAGTGTGGAAGAAGACAGTGACCCCAGAACACTCTCCTTCCCGAGGAGGCTCTGGAAGATCGTTGAGGATGACGCTCTCGAGTCTGTGCGCTGGGATGACGATGGACACACCGTGATCATAGAGGAAGACCTTTTCCAGAGGGAAATTCTTCGCAGGAGAGGCGTGGACAGGATTTTTGAAACAGACAGCATGAAGACCTTCATTCGCCAAATGAACGGCTATGGATTCAGCAAAACACGAGCAAAAACCTCTTCAGTTCATTCTCTGGGGAACAAGAAAATTAtg cTTTACAGTAACCCCAATTTTCAGAGAGACCAGCCTGGGCTCCTTGAGAACATCCACAAAAAAGGTGACCTCAGAAACACTGCTCTGCCAGCAACCTGTGCACCCACCGCAAAAAGAAAGAAGCTGGTACCTACGAGACATTCCCTGCGAATCCAACACATTAAGGCCAAGAAAGAATCCAACAGCAAGTCCCAGGGGGAAGCCCCAAATGTCCAGGGACCCAGTAACCCTCAGTTCTCCATCTTCCCTGGGG AAATGTCTCCCAGTGAGCCGCCCAACGAGGAGCAGTCGGAGGGCTGA
- the LOC134366565 gene encoding protein EOLA2-like: MKICCLSFRQPYAGFDLNGVKTLESRWCPLLGSHQNHTIAIHIAKRDWEDDACLELLQGRLGMTPAQIQALLQEGEKFGRGEVAGLIDIGESLECPENLAPEEVVELENQAVLTNPQQK; this comes from the exons ATGAAGATCTGTTGCCTCTCCTTCCGGCAGCCTTATGCTGGCTTTGACTTAAACGGGGTCAAGACCTTGGAGTCACGTTGGTGTCCCCTGCTCGGCAGCCACCAGAACCATACCATCGCCATCCACATTGCTAAGAGGGACTGGGAAGACGACGCATGTCTGGAGCTGCTGCAGGGGAGGCTCGGGATGACGCCCGCTCAGATTCAGGCCTTGCTTCAGGAAGGGGAAAAGTTTGGCCGAGGAGAGGTAGCTG GGCTCATTGACATTGGGGAATCTTTGGAGTGTCCCGAAAACTTAGCTCCTGAGGAGGTCGTGGAACTGGAAAACCAAGCTGTCCTGACCAACCCGCAGCAGAAGTAG